From the Anoplopoma fimbria isolate UVic2021 breed Golden Eagle Sablefish chromosome 14, Afim_UVic_2022, whole genome shotgun sequence genome, one window contains:
- the ved gene encoding ventrally expressed dharma/bozozok antagonist: MRGHFSIEWMAQSSQPAGTETGSSSRPGPGPGPVACGTHSESLPGFYCRQKLENSPKQQESRNQSLDAFSLKLQNSNNQVSEAGFSSGTEEEETSGYESEGGHSLSISTSTSPPASPPLGRRPRTAFTAEQISSLERSFKRNAYLGTQDKAELCKKLSLSDKQIRNWFQNRRMKLKRTVQDALAHACHANVSSQFMHYPELQAFRPGPYSRYHSAAAPDLHPPHGLQYGSSLPSVASLPLDSFYQYSSLPGVMLPPSSSPLMASYSTHPQYY; the protein is encoded by the exons ATGAGGGGACATTTTTCTATCGAGTGGATGGCTCAGAGCAGCCAGCCTGCAGGGACAGAGACCGGATCATCCTctagacctggacctggacccgGACCTGTTGCCTGTGGGACTCATTCTGAGAGTCTGCCGGGTTTTTACTGCAGACAAAAGTTAGAAAATTCCCCAAAACAGCAAGAAAGCAGGAACCAGAGCCTAGATGCTTTCAGTCTGAAGCTCCAAAACTCCAATAATCAAG TGTCTGAAGCAGGTTTCAGCAGcgggacggaggaggaggagacctcTGGCTACGAGAGTGAAGGAGGTcactccctctccatctccacctccacctcccccccGGCGTCTCCCCCGTTAGGGAGGAGGCCTCGCACGGCGTTCACGGCGGAGCAGATCAGCAGCCTGGAGAGATCCTTCAAGAGGAACGCCTACCTGGGAACGCAGGACAAGGCCGAGCTCTGCAAGAAGCTCAGCCTGTCAGACAAACAG atCAGAAACTGGTTCCAGAACCGGCGGATGAAGCTGAAGAGGACGGTTCAGGACGCCCTGGCTCACGCCTGTCACGCTAACGTGTCGTCCCAGTTCATGCATTACCCCGAGCTGCAGGCCTTCAGACCGGGTCCATACTCCAGATAccactcagcagcagctccagacCTCCATCCTCCACACGGCCTGCAGTACGGCTCCTCTCTGCCCAGCGTCGCCTCTCTGCCCCTGGACTCGTTCTACCAGTACAGCAGCCTCCCTGGAGTCATGCTGCCTccgtcctcgtctcctctcatGGCATCCTACTCCACGCACCCTCAGTACTACTGA
- the polm gene encoding DNA-directed DNA/RNA polymerase mu: MVPLKRRKVLSSGAGSTGTTGSTGNTGNTGNTGSGHEVTFPSKFPQVVLFLLERRMGASRKAFLSRLGRGKGFQVEETFSERVTHVICENNSGDEVRRWLESEVRGQGRTPAHLLDVSWFTESMRAGRPVEILDGHKLQEQQIEEEEVVVVSVPVYACQRRTTLDNHNAVLTDALSLLAEKAELSDEEGRGVAFRRAAAVLKALPEPVTDMKQLRGLPCLGGHSLRVIKDILENGASSEVEATKNSERFKALKVLTGIFGVGVKTAERWIRDGILSLQQLQDSGQTLNRAQQAGLQHYEDLNQPVTKEEADAIAAVVEEALASVLPGARMNLIGGFRRGKLTGHDVDFLITHPEEGREVGLMPKVVSWLETQGFLLYQKTTRNSYLEAKDGPARPASNMDRFERCFSIFKLSEEVKGEGLRPWRAVRVDLVVSPISQFAFALLGWTGSKLFERELRRWAGHEKNMSLSSHALFDNKQSRYLRASSEEEIFAHLGLEYVPPSERNA; the protein is encoded by the exons ATGGTACCactaaagagaagaaaagtcCTCTCCTCTGGTGCTGGGAGCACTGGGACCACTGGGAGCACAGGGAatactgggaacactgggaacactgggagtGGACATGAAGTAACATTTCCATCAAAGTTCCCTCAGGTTGTTTTGTTCCTGCTGGAGAGAAGAATGGGAGCCAGTCGAAAAGCGTTCCTGTCTCGGCTCGGTCGAGGGAAAGGATTCCAGGTGGAGGAGACCTTCAG tgaaagAGTCACACATGTGATTTGTGAGAACAACTCTGGTGATGAGGTCAGACGTTGGTTGGagtctgaggtcagaggtcaaggcCGAACACCGGCTCACCTGCTGGACGTCAGCTGGTTCACGGAGAGCATGAGGGCCGGACGTCCCGTTGAAATACTGGACGGACACAAACTACAG GAGCAGCAGATTGAAGAAGAGGAGGTCGTTGTGGTTTCTGTTCCCGTCTACGCCTGTCAGAGACGGACGACACTGGACAACCACAACGCCGTCCTCACC GATGCGTTGTCTCTTCTGGCTGAAAAAGCTGAGCTCAGTGACGAGGAAGGTCGAGGCGTCGCGTTCCGTCGAGCCGCCGCCGTGTTGAAGGCTCTACCCGAACCGGTGACGGACATGAAGCAGCTCAGAGGACTCCCATGTTTAGGAGGACATTCACTCAGAGTCATCAAA GACATTTTGGAGAACGGAGCGTCGAGTGAAGTCGAAGCTACGAAGAATTCTGAGCGGTTTAAAGCACTGAAG GTGTTAACAGGTATTTTTGGAGTCGGAGTCAAAACAGCAGAGCGGTGGATCAGAGACGGGATTCTCAGCCTTCAGCAGCTCCAGGATTCAGGACAAACACTGAACCGAGCTCAACAGGCCG GTCTGCAGCACTACGAAGACCTCAACCAGCCCGTCACCAAGGAGGAGGCCGACGCCATCGCCGCCGTCGTGGAGGAAGCGCTCGCGTCCGTGTTGCCGGGGGCTCGGATGAATCTGATTGGAGGATTCAGGAG AGGGAAGCTGACGGGCCACGACGTTGACTTCCTGATAACTCACCCAGAGGAGGGCCGAGAGGTCGGACTGATGCCCAAAGTCGTCTCCTGGCTGGAAACTCAG GGTTTCCTCTTGTACCAGAAAACTACGAGGAACTCTTACCTGGAGGCCAAGGACGGTCCCGCTCGGCCCGCCTCCAACATGGACCGCTTCGAGAGGTGTTTCTCCATCTTCAAACTGTCCgaggaggtcaaaggtgaagGACTGAGACCGTGGAGGGCTGTGAGAGTGGACCTGGTGGTTTCTCCCATCAGCCAGTTTGCTTTCGCTCTGCTGGGCTGGACCGGATCCAAG TTGTTTGAGAGAGAGCTGCGACGCTGGGCCGGCCACGAGAAGAACATGTCTCTGAGCAGCCACGCTCTGTTTGATAACAAACAG AGTAGATACCTGAGAGCTTCGTCAGAGGAGGAGATCTTTGCTCATCTTGGTCTGGAGTACGTTCCTCCGTCAGAGAGAAACGCCTGA
- the purbb gene encoding transcriptional activator protein Pur-beta — MVELNMADGDSGSERSGGGGGGGGGGGGGGGGGGGAGGSSSFQHFQRDQETQELASKRLDIQNKRFYLDVKQNSKGRFIKIAEVGAGGSKSRLTLSLSVAAEFRDYLGDFIEHYAQLGPSSPEQIAQASAGEDGGPRRALKSEFLVRENRKYYLDLKENQRGRFLRIRQTVNRGPGFGVGGPAGGMLSGQTIALPAQGLIEFRDALAKLIDDYGGDDEELAGGGGASGGCSELPEGTSIMVDSKRFFFDVGSNKYGVFLRVSEVKPSYRNSITIPFKAWGKFGGAFSRYADEMKEIQERQRDKLYERRDESEGDEVEDD; from the coding sequence ATGGTGGAGCTGAACATGGCGGATGGCGACAGCGGGAGTGAGCGCAGCGGGGGAGgaggtggcggcggcggcggcggcggaggaggaggtggaggaggtggcggtgcaggcggcagcagcagcttccagcACTTCCAGCGGGACCAGGAGACCCAGGAACTCGCGTCCAAGCGGCTCGACATCCAGAACAAGAGGTTCTACTTGGACGTGAAGCAGAACAGCAAAGGCCGGTTCATCAAGATCGCAGAGGTCGGGGCCGGAGGCTCCAAAAGCCGCCTCACACTGTCCCTGTCGGTGGCTGCGGAGTTCCGGGACTACCTCGGGGACTTCATCGAGCACTACGCGCAGCTGGGGCCCAGCAGTCCGGAGCAGATCGCTCAGGCGTCCGCCGGGGAGGACGGAGGGCCGCGGCGGGCGTTGAAGAGCGAGTTCCTCGTCCGGGAGAACCGCAAGTACTACCTGGATTTGAAGGAGAACCAGAGAGGGAGGTTCCTCCGCATCCGGCAGACCGTCAACCGAGGCCCTGGCTTCGGCGTGGGCGGCCCCGCAGGCGGCATGCTGTCCGGCCAGACCATCGCGCTTCCTGCTCAGGGGCTGATCGAGTTCCGAGACGCCCTTGCGAAGCTCATAGACGACTATGGAGGAGATGACGAGGAGCTGGCCGGAGGAGGTGGGGCCTCCGGGGGCTGCAGCGAGCTCCCCGAGGGCACCTCCATCATGGTGGACTCCAAGAGGTTCTTCTTCGACGTGGGCTCCAATAAGTACGGCGTGTTCCTGCGGGTGAGTGAGGTGAAACCCAGCTACAGGAACTCTATCACCATCCCCTTCAAGGCCTGGGGCAAGTTCGGAGGAGCTTTCAGCAGATATGCAGACGAGATGAAGGAGATccaggagaggcagagggatAAGCTGTACGAGAGGAGGGACGAGAGCGAGGGCGACGAGGTGGAGGACGACTGA